One segment of Vidua macroura isolate BioBank_ID:100142 chromosome 24, ASM2450914v1, whole genome shotgun sequence DNA contains the following:
- the KCNC4 gene encoding potassium voltage-gated channel subfamily C member 4 isoform X1: MQGSIFPARFSLGLQALPRVQLGVVWVWSSASLHPLRIRPCKLWSCSHSWSFLGAFLVSHLCPPLPPSLSPSSSPGGRVHVVGISHPPKSMISSVCVSSYRGRKSGNKPPSKTCLKEEMGKGEESDKITINVGGTRHETYKSTLRTLPGTRLAWLADPDAQSNFDFDGKSNEFFFDRHPGIFSYVLNYYRTGKLHCPADICGPLFEEELTYWGIDETDVEPCCWMTYRQHRDAEEALDIFESPEPGGGAGGEEPEEEGGREMALQRLGMDDRPPGAAGAAGGGGCCRNWQPKMWALFEDPYSSKAARVVAFASLFFILVSITTFCLETHEAFNIDVNVTETLVVGNTTTVLLTHKVETEPILTYIEGVCVLWFTLEFLVRIICCPDKLLFIKNLLNIIDFVAILPFYLEVGLSGLSSKAARDVLGFLRVVRFVRILRIFKLTRHFVGLRVLGHTLRASTNEFLLLIIFLALGVLIFATMIYYAERIGAKTSDPTGSDHTHFKNIPIGFWWAVVTMTTLGYGDMYPKTWSGMVVGALCALAGVLTIAMPVPVIVNNFGMYYSLAMAKQKLPKKKKKHIPRPAPLDSPTYGKSEENSPRNSTQSDTCPLAVEEGVTERKRSDSKQNGEANVVLSDEEQPLSPTDEEKRPMRRSSTRDKNKKSSTCFLLATGDFSCAADGGIQKGCGKSRSLSSIDGVAGSAVGPAPLASRCSSPCSLQRPCSPVPSIL, encoded by the exons ATGCAAGGCTCGATTTTTCCAGCACGGTTTTCCCTCGGGCTCCAGGCTCTCCCGCGGGTGCAGCTCGGGGTGGTTTGGGTGTGGAGCTCCGCCAGCCTCCACCCGCTCAGGATCCGGCCCTGCAAGCTGTGGAGTTGCAGTCACAGTTGGAGCTTTCTTGGGGCTTTCTTGGTG tCCCATCTCTGTCCTCCTCTCCCGCCTTCGCTGAGCCCCAGCTCCTCGCCCGGAGGAAGGGTGCACGTTGTGGGCATCTCCCATCCACCAAAATCTATGATCAGCTCGGTGTGTGTCTCCTCCTACCGTGGACGCAAGTCTGGGAACAAACCACCCTCCAAAACATGCCTGAAGGAAGAGATGGGCAAAGGGGAAGAGTCGGACAAGATCACCATCAATGTAGGTGGCACCCGGCATGAGACCTACAAAAGCACCCTGCGGACTTTGCCGGGCACCCGCCTGGCCTGGCTGGCCGACCCCGACGCCCAGAGCAACTTTGACTTTGATGGTAAAAGCAACGAGTTCTTCTTCGACCGTCACCCCGGGATCTTCTCCTACGTGCTCAACTACTACCGCACCGGGAAGCTGCACTGCCCCGCGGACATCTGCGGGCCGCTCTTCGAGGAGGAGCTGACCTACTGGGGCATCGACGAGACCGACGtggagccctgctgctggatgACCTACCGCCAGCACCGCGACGCCGAAGAGGCCCTGGACATCTTTGAGAGTCCCGAGCCTGGTGGAGGGGCTGGTGGAGAGGAGCCTGAAGAGGAAGGGGGTAGGGAGATGGCCCTTCAGCGCCTGGGCATGGATGACAGGCCCCCAGGGGcggcaggggctgctggagggggTGGCTGCTGCCGGAACTGGCAGCCCAAGATGTGGGCGCTCTTTGAGGATCCCTACTCGTCCAAGGCAGCAAGG GTGGTTGCTTTCGCCTCACTTTTCTTCATCCTGGTCTCCATCACAACCTTCTGCCTGGAGACACACGAGGCCTTCAACATCGACGTCAACGTGACGGAGACCCTGGTGGTTGGCAACACCACGACGGTGCTGCTGACCCACAAAGTGGAGACGGAGCCCATCCTCACCTACATCGAAGGGGTCTGCGTGCTGTGGTTTACCCTCGAGTTCCTGGTTCGCATCATCTGCTGCCCAGATAAGCTTCTCTTCATTAAAAACCTGCTCAACATCATTGACTTCGTGGCCATCTTGCCCTTCTACCTGGAGGTGGGTCTCAGTGGCCTGTCCTCCAAAGCTGCCCGGGACGTGCTGGGCTTCCTACGGGTGGTGCGCTTCGTCCGCATCCTCCGGATCTTCAAGCTGACACGGCACTTTGTGGGTCTCCGGGTGCTGGGCCACACGCTCCGGGCCAGCACCAACGAATTCCTGCTCCTCATCATCTTCCTCGCCTTGGGGGTCTTGATTTTCGCCACCATGATCTACTACGCCGAGCGGATCGGAGCCAAGACGTCCGACCCCACCGGGAGTGACCACACTCACTTTAAGAACATCCCCATCGGCTTCTGGTGGGCCGTGGTCACGATGACGACCCTGGGCTATGGTGACATGTACCCCAAGACCTGGTCGGGGATGGTGGTGGGGGCCCTGTGCGCCCTGGCCGGGGTGCTGACCATCGCCATGCCCGTGCCCGTCATCGTCAATAACTTTGGGATGTACTATTCGTTGGCCATGGCCaagcagaagctgccaaagaagaagaaaaagcatatACCCCGTCCGGCCCCGCTGGACTCCCCCACCTACGGCAAATCCGAGGAAAACTCGCCCCGGAACAGCACCCAGAGCGACACCTGCCCATTGGCAGTGGAGGAGGGGGTGACTGAGAGGAAACGGTCAG ACTCCAAGCAGAACGGTGAGGCCAACGTGGTGCTGTCGGATGAGGAGCAGCCGCTGTCGCCGACGGACGAGGAGAAGAGGCCAATGCGGCGCTCCAGCACCCGGGACAAGAACAAGAAATCCTCCACGTGCTTCCTGCTGGCCACGGGGGACTTCTCCTGTGCAGCAGATGGAGGCATCCAGAAAG GCTGTGGAAAATCGCGGAGCCTGAGCAGCATAGATGGAGTGGCGGGATCCGCGGTGGGCCCGGCTCCGCTGGCGTCCCGCTgcagctccccctgctccctgcagcgcCCCTGCTCCCCCGTCCCCTCCATCCTCTAA
- the KCNC4 gene encoding potassium voltage-gated channel subfamily C member 4 isoform X2 produces the protein MQGSIFPARFSLGLQALPRVQLGVVWVWSSASLHPLRIRPCKLWSCSHSWSFLGAFLVSHLCPPLPPSLSPSSSPGGRVHVVGISHPPKSMISSVCVSSYRGRKSGNKPPSKTCLKEEMGKGEESDKITINVGGTRHETYKSTLRTLPGTRLAWLADPDAQSNFDFDGKSNEFFFDRHPGIFSYVLNYYRTGKLHCPADICGPLFEEELTYWGIDETDVEPCCWMTYRQHRDAEEALDIFESPEPGGGAGGEEPEEEGGREMALQRLGMDDRPPGAAGAAGGGGCCRNWQPKMWALFEDPYSSKAARVVAFASLFFILVSITTFCLETHEAFNIDVNVTETLVVGNTTTVLLTHKVETEPILTYIEGVCVLWFTLEFLVRIICCPDKLLFIKNLLNIIDFVAILPFYLEVGLSGLSSKAARDVLGFLRVVRFVRILRIFKLTRHFVGLRVLGHTLRASTNEFLLLIIFLALGVLIFATMIYYAERIGAKTSDPTGSDHTHFKNIPIGFWWAVVTMTTLGYGDMYPKTWSGMVVGALCALAGVLTIAMPVPVIVNNFGMYYSLAMAKQKLPKKKKKHIPRPAPLDSPTYGKSEENSPRNSTQSDTCPLAVEEGVTERKRSDSKQNGEANVVLSDEEQPLSPTDEEKRPMRRSSTRDKNKKSSTCFLLATGDFSCAADGGIQKDSCQDTLASSYPQGEVVTFS, from the exons ATGCAAGGCTCGATTTTTCCAGCACGGTTTTCCCTCGGGCTCCAGGCTCTCCCGCGGGTGCAGCTCGGGGTGGTTTGGGTGTGGAGCTCCGCCAGCCTCCACCCGCTCAGGATCCGGCCCTGCAAGCTGTGGAGTTGCAGTCACAGTTGGAGCTTTCTTGGGGCTTTCTTGGTG tCCCATCTCTGTCCTCCTCTCCCGCCTTCGCTGAGCCCCAGCTCCTCGCCCGGAGGAAGGGTGCACGTTGTGGGCATCTCCCATCCACCAAAATCTATGATCAGCTCGGTGTGTGTCTCCTCCTACCGTGGACGCAAGTCTGGGAACAAACCACCCTCCAAAACATGCCTGAAGGAAGAGATGGGCAAAGGGGAAGAGTCGGACAAGATCACCATCAATGTAGGTGGCACCCGGCATGAGACCTACAAAAGCACCCTGCGGACTTTGCCGGGCACCCGCCTGGCCTGGCTGGCCGACCCCGACGCCCAGAGCAACTTTGACTTTGATGGTAAAAGCAACGAGTTCTTCTTCGACCGTCACCCCGGGATCTTCTCCTACGTGCTCAACTACTACCGCACCGGGAAGCTGCACTGCCCCGCGGACATCTGCGGGCCGCTCTTCGAGGAGGAGCTGACCTACTGGGGCATCGACGAGACCGACGtggagccctgctgctggatgACCTACCGCCAGCACCGCGACGCCGAAGAGGCCCTGGACATCTTTGAGAGTCCCGAGCCTGGTGGAGGGGCTGGTGGAGAGGAGCCTGAAGAGGAAGGGGGTAGGGAGATGGCCCTTCAGCGCCTGGGCATGGATGACAGGCCCCCAGGGGcggcaggggctgctggagggggTGGCTGCTGCCGGAACTGGCAGCCCAAGATGTGGGCGCTCTTTGAGGATCCCTACTCGTCCAAGGCAGCAAGG GTGGTTGCTTTCGCCTCACTTTTCTTCATCCTGGTCTCCATCACAACCTTCTGCCTGGAGACACACGAGGCCTTCAACATCGACGTCAACGTGACGGAGACCCTGGTGGTTGGCAACACCACGACGGTGCTGCTGACCCACAAAGTGGAGACGGAGCCCATCCTCACCTACATCGAAGGGGTCTGCGTGCTGTGGTTTACCCTCGAGTTCCTGGTTCGCATCATCTGCTGCCCAGATAAGCTTCTCTTCATTAAAAACCTGCTCAACATCATTGACTTCGTGGCCATCTTGCCCTTCTACCTGGAGGTGGGTCTCAGTGGCCTGTCCTCCAAAGCTGCCCGGGACGTGCTGGGCTTCCTACGGGTGGTGCGCTTCGTCCGCATCCTCCGGATCTTCAAGCTGACACGGCACTTTGTGGGTCTCCGGGTGCTGGGCCACACGCTCCGGGCCAGCACCAACGAATTCCTGCTCCTCATCATCTTCCTCGCCTTGGGGGTCTTGATTTTCGCCACCATGATCTACTACGCCGAGCGGATCGGAGCCAAGACGTCCGACCCCACCGGGAGTGACCACACTCACTTTAAGAACATCCCCATCGGCTTCTGGTGGGCCGTGGTCACGATGACGACCCTGGGCTATGGTGACATGTACCCCAAGACCTGGTCGGGGATGGTGGTGGGGGCCCTGTGCGCCCTGGCCGGGGTGCTGACCATCGCCATGCCCGTGCCCGTCATCGTCAATAACTTTGGGATGTACTATTCGTTGGCCATGGCCaagcagaagctgccaaagaagaagaaaaagcatatACCCCGTCCGGCCCCGCTGGACTCCCCCACCTACGGCAAATCCGAGGAAAACTCGCCCCGGAACAGCACCCAGAGCGACACCTGCCCATTGGCAGTGGAGGAGGGGGTGACTGAGAGGAAACGGTCAG ACTCCAAGCAGAACGGTGAGGCCAACGTGGTGCTGTCGGATGAGGAGCAGCCGCTGTCGCCGACGGACGAGGAGAAGAGGCCAATGCGGCGCTCCAGCACCCGGGACAAGAACAAGAAATCCTCCACGTGCTTCCTGCTGGCCACGGGGGACTTCTCCTGTGCAGCAGATGGAGGCATCCAGAAAG
- the KCNC4 gene encoding potassium voltage-gated channel subfamily C member 4 isoform X3 codes for MISSVCVSSYRGRKSGNKPPSKTCLKEEMGKGEESDKITINVGGTRHETYKSTLRTLPGTRLAWLADPDAQSNFDFDGKSNEFFFDRHPGIFSYVLNYYRTGKLHCPADICGPLFEEELTYWGIDETDVEPCCWMTYRQHRDAEEALDIFESPEPGGGAGGEEPEEEGGREMALQRLGMDDRPPGAAGAAGGGGCCRNWQPKMWALFEDPYSSKAARVVAFASLFFILVSITTFCLETHEAFNIDVNVTETLVVGNTTTVLLTHKVETEPILTYIEGVCVLWFTLEFLVRIICCPDKLLFIKNLLNIIDFVAILPFYLEVGLSGLSSKAARDVLGFLRVVRFVRILRIFKLTRHFVGLRVLGHTLRASTNEFLLLIIFLALGVLIFATMIYYAERIGAKTSDPTGSDHTHFKNIPIGFWWAVVTMTTLGYGDMYPKTWSGMVVGALCALAGVLTIAMPVPVIVNNFGMYYSLAMAKQKLPKKKKKHIPRPAPLDSPTYGKSEENSPRNSTQSDTCPLAVEEGVTERKRSDSKQNGEANVVLSDEEQPLSPTDEEKRPMRRSSTRDKNKKSSTCFLLATGDFSCAADGGIQKGCGKSRSLSSIDGVAGSAVGPAPLASRCSSPCSLQRPCSPVPSIL; via the exons ATGATCAGCTCGGTGTGTGTCTCCTCCTACCGTGGACGCAAGTCTGGGAACAAACCACCCTCCAAAACATGCCTGAAGGAAGAGATGGGCAAAGGGGAAGAGTCGGACAAGATCACCATCAATGTAGGTGGCACCCGGCATGAGACCTACAAAAGCACCCTGCGGACTTTGCCGGGCACCCGCCTGGCCTGGCTGGCCGACCCCGACGCCCAGAGCAACTTTGACTTTGATGGTAAAAGCAACGAGTTCTTCTTCGACCGTCACCCCGGGATCTTCTCCTACGTGCTCAACTACTACCGCACCGGGAAGCTGCACTGCCCCGCGGACATCTGCGGGCCGCTCTTCGAGGAGGAGCTGACCTACTGGGGCATCGACGAGACCGACGtggagccctgctgctggatgACCTACCGCCAGCACCGCGACGCCGAAGAGGCCCTGGACATCTTTGAGAGTCCCGAGCCTGGTGGAGGGGCTGGTGGAGAGGAGCCTGAAGAGGAAGGGGGTAGGGAGATGGCCCTTCAGCGCCTGGGCATGGATGACAGGCCCCCAGGGGcggcaggggctgctggagggggTGGCTGCTGCCGGAACTGGCAGCCCAAGATGTGGGCGCTCTTTGAGGATCCCTACTCGTCCAAGGCAGCAAGG GTGGTTGCTTTCGCCTCACTTTTCTTCATCCTGGTCTCCATCACAACCTTCTGCCTGGAGACACACGAGGCCTTCAACATCGACGTCAACGTGACGGAGACCCTGGTGGTTGGCAACACCACGACGGTGCTGCTGACCCACAAAGTGGAGACGGAGCCCATCCTCACCTACATCGAAGGGGTCTGCGTGCTGTGGTTTACCCTCGAGTTCCTGGTTCGCATCATCTGCTGCCCAGATAAGCTTCTCTTCATTAAAAACCTGCTCAACATCATTGACTTCGTGGCCATCTTGCCCTTCTACCTGGAGGTGGGTCTCAGTGGCCTGTCCTCCAAAGCTGCCCGGGACGTGCTGGGCTTCCTACGGGTGGTGCGCTTCGTCCGCATCCTCCGGATCTTCAAGCTGACACGGCACTTTGTGGGTCTCCGGGTGCTGGGCCACACGCTCCGGGCCAGCACCAACGAATTCCTGCTCCTCATCATCTTCCTCGCCTTGGGGGTCTTGATTTTCGCCACCATGATCTACTACGCCGAGCGGATCGGAGCCAAGACGTCCGACCCCACCGGGAGTGACCACACTCACTTTAAGAACATCCCCATCGGCTTCTGGTGGGCCGTGGTCACGATGACGACCCTGGGCTATGGTGACATGTACCCCAAGACCTGGTCGGGGATGGTGGTGGGGGCCCTGTGCGCCCTGGCCGGGGTGCTGACCATCGCCATGCCCGTGCCCGTCATCGTCAATAACTTTGGGATGTACTATTCGTTGGCCATGGCCaagcagaagctgccaaagaagaagaaaaagcatatACCCCGTCCGGCCCCGCTGGACTCCCCCACCTACGGCAAATCCGAGGAAAACTCGCCCCGGAACAGCACCCAGAGCGACACCTGCCCATTGGCAGTGGAGGAGGGGGTGACTGAGAGGAAACGGTCAG ACTCCAAGCAGAACGGTGAGGCCAACGTGGTGCTGTCGGATGAGGAGCAGCCGCTGTCGCCGACGGACGAGGAGAAGAGGCCAATGCGGCGCTCCAGCACCCGGGACAAGAACAAGAAATCCTCCACGTGCTTCCTGCTGGCCACGGGGGACTTCTCCTGTGCAGCAGATGGAGGCATCCAGAAAG GCTGTGGAAAATCGCGGAGCCTGAGCAGCATAGATGGAGTGGCGGGATCCGCGGTGGGCCCGGCTCCGCTGGCGTCCCGCTgcagctccccctgctccctgcagcgcCCCTGCTCCCCCGTCCCCTCCATCCTCTAA